The sequence CACATGAAGTGTACATTTACCATGATTCCATTCTGTAGCTTAATTTTCTAGATTTCTTTTTTAACCTATTCATAATTcatattcatgtttttgtttgtaatttgtcGAGGGATTTGTTAATCGTAATTTACAACATTACTGGGTGGGTAGACAATTCAAGTAAAAACAGATGATTTTTACCTTTTCAAGTGCCATCGCGAAAAACTAAAACCCAATGATTATCTGATTGAATCAATTTTGTTCATAAATTAGCCTACGTCTTACCACTATctttatttcttgatttgtcCCACAGACTGGCCGGTCAGGCTTAGTCGCCCCAGCCGGTTCAGACGGCCCAGATCACCGAGCCAGTGGCGGCACCACCTCAGTAAAACTATTCAAACCCCGTCATGGGAGAACGTTAGGACATAAAATAAGATTTTATAGCGAGTCTCTAGTAGATTAGATTCATGTCACATTCATCGGTACAAAAAATATCAATCAAGGTACCGTCCAAGGAAGAAGAAAGAGGGCATGTCAACATAAAAGATGGGTGGATAATATCAGAGAATCGACAGGCACGAGACAAAGTGAAACAATGAGAAATGCAGGAAACCAGTAAGGGTTGGGAAACTAGTTGTCAGATCTTCCCTGGTGCCCCAATCCTCGAATGGTTACACAAAAAGCGCAAATTTGAAAGATGCTATGGTTGGATGGTTTCATCAATGGATGTCCTCACAGTTCATATTACCCGCAAACACCGTTGCTATTCTGGTAAGACAATTACGAAACGGCAGCTAAACTGCCAGGTCAGTCATGATATATATCAAGAGGAAAGCATGTTTCTGCCTTACGTAATGATACACTAGGTTGGCGAGCAGCTTGGATGACAAACAGCTACGTACAGAGTATAAAGACATGGAGCACCACATGTATATTAGTGCACCTTGATCGGAAACTACTGTGGTATTTTTAGGAAATATAGAAGCATGGAACGTAATAAAAGAAGATCAAACTTAAAGATTGTTTTCTGAACGgttcatttcttcatttcattatCAGAAGCTGGTAACCGTAGATAGCTAGAATCTGTAGCCGTTAGCCAACAATGATGTCATTCGGCGTGTCTATATCCACGGCCATCGTCCCGTCTCTTGGTGACAGGTAGACAAGGTGGCAATCAACTGGCATCGGAACTTTACCCACTAATTGCCCTTTGTTGGTCGGTACGCCAGTCGATGAAGACAACCTTCCGCCAGCGGCGGCCTGCCTTTCCGGCCTGTATCCTTTCGTTTAGCATACAGTAGTGAAGCAATGACAATTTCCGAAAATACTGGAAGATGCAATTATATCCATAACCAAGAATATCGCTAATTACTTATCTACGAAATAGATGAACAGAAGCCAGATAAAGTATAGAGACAATGCTTTAGTACGGCATTTAAGATGGCAAAGATAATAAGTGAATcaagtttaaccctattcagacaggCCTCTTTTGGTCAACCTTGGTAGTTGGGGTGTCTTTTGAGACCCACCCCTTGTAACTCCTGCAACTCTTTAACTTATCATATGACTCATTATATGACCACGATATTTTAAAAACTGCTCGAGACATAATAATGGAAGATTTCAAGACGTTTTAGGCTTTCATAACGCAAGATGGCGAAATTGTGACGTCATCAGATTGACTGTATTGGTTGGAACCATTAAAGATGGGTACTCTCAGAAAACTTTAAGccatgctacaaaaatgtaacagcaagtgatgataacataataataatgtttttacGATTTACGTTGCCGATAGTaaaatcaatgacgtcaaaatgacgtcataaaataaTATCTTTCATATGTACGTTATCAGTTGGGCTTCACTATCctatatccactaccttgaactttcaaaatacatttttagatGATAGCAAAAGACAATTGGAATGGACTAAAATGTTTATTTGAATATGTAAATAATGAAAATTGCCAGGTAGTTACGTAATAATAAGCTATATATTTCTGGCAAGGTCATATTCTTTACCAGACCATGAAGGGACACacaaataaatataaaaataaataaatatggtccgccatcttggatttagGCCGATGACATCATAATCTATTCACATGTAATGATGAAAATAACATAGCCAAGATATAACAATAACaagatttctaaaaaaaattctaaatgaCATAATGTTTCATTTATGTAATAGAATAGCACTAACATAGCAAATGGACATTGTATACATTATTAGAAGTAGAATTAGCCATTTTTGTTAAACATGCCTATCAACAAATGAATGCCATGGCAAgacgaaaaaaaatgaattttttcaaaCTCTATAAAActgttgccaactaaattttaggtatacttttcaaattttgtgGCTCCAGCATAAACTGTTGGTATTGTGGCACACTACCTGTATGTTATCACAATTCACCAGAACACGCTGCGAGTTGTATTGAACTCCGTCCCAGTACCCCCGCAGGTTGACACCCTCCACGGCAAGGTGGCTGAAGGCGAATCGCATGGCGTCCTTTTACCACACGCCCTCTTCAGCTCTTCTGGTTCCTCTAATGTCAGTTTTGTCACCCagatcattaaaaaaataagtaTAACATTGAAACTGACGTACACGTCTTTTTACCTGTATGGTGATGACATAATGAAGGCACTGCTAAGGCACGACAGAGGCTTCTTTATTATTTGTGTTATTTATTGAACTCCTTGTCTGCCGGCGTATGATTCCTTGTCTGTCACGGTACACTCTTACATCTCATGTTGTTTAGGTGGATGGTTTTATCTAAAATGGACTATTGCAACGTAATATGGGGCTATTGTGGTAAGTGTCTGTCCGATGAACTACAAAAACTCCACTGAACCGGACAGCTAGACTTATACTTAAGGTTTAACATACACACATCATGTTGTCGGTGATACTGCCTTGGGCTGGACAACCTTAACATCCAGGAGAAACTTGCACCTGCTACAAACAATGTACAAGGAACTTAACAATGAACTTACTGAATATATCCATAATTTTCAAAAAGACTTCTGACTCTCACAGTTATTCCATCCGGCACAGCCTGAATCTATCCATGAAACTACTGCTTGTACGTTTGGAATGTGGGAAGCGCAAGTCTACCACAATCACTAGATTGCCCGTCAAAATCTGATTTTAAAGCCAAATGCAAGACCTGGCTGGTCTGACCACTCAACGACGAAATGAAACTGACGACTATGATGTGTATTATTGCTGTTATATCATGAGTagtatttatttgttatcaataTTACTGTTTTTATTAGTTTCATAATCATTAATATTTATTCATGATTTTGttagtttgaacctttattttttcatgaaagctcaaatcggcttgcaggccgattttcatagaggtcatgagggaagaggcaagggtcagacaaagtatatgaCAGAAACATCAtttagagtccttataagtcctataagtctatatacacaacttttacatacatacaaagaaaaaaaaatcgatacatgattcaagtccgtttaTTTGGCCGTTCCCATaactttaagagtctcttaaaggaagccagagttggggctgtgcgtatgtccggtggtagactgttccagattgTGGGTCCACGGAaggcgatggctcttctgaaggtttctcgGTGGGGTTTTGGCACAGCGAGTTGATTGCTTGTGCTTTGCCTGGTTGAACATATTCTTCTTGAAGATAAGCTTTtagttatatttcaatccatactaCTTACACtatggattgcaatattttttttttttttttggtcgtgtctcttttccttcttcttcttcttcttcttcttctcctgccaaatcttcaaatggattcaactttttttcattttaggccaaatgagctgaaatttggcatgaaggtagggatagcaaatacccccagacgttgtttttttttttaaattctttgaaagaggccttagaaattatgatatttagggtttggggtcatttttagaccacatatatagggcttattcagtcacgtgatccccccccccctagcaacgagcgaagtcggccattttggtgCCCTCTGTAACTCGCcgtaaaaattgtaaatatttcccaaGCAATGCACAGTTTCCGTTCAAAACGTTTAGTTTCAAAATCACAGTGCTTTGTCTTGGCGTGGGATGTTGGTTCTGCACTGGTAATGCGCACACAAATTGGGTAACAGTAAGATTTGCTTCGCGATTCTCTAGTAAAGCCGCGCGGgactgaaaatacgaagggaaaTTCCAAAACAAACAGCGGAGTCCATAAACGACAACAGGAACATGTCCCCTAGTTCTTTTTATGAATTtccatgaaaaataaaagagtaCAAGATGTGTGAACAAAAACCGCGGCACATGATACTATCCTGTGGTCGTCCAACTTCTGAATGTCGATTCAACTTTCCCGATCACTACGTACTTCTATCAACAAAATCTCACCCTACACTCTGTATTTGTCCAGATACTACGTTGTCGCAAGGACTTTTCATCAAGTTGTTGTAAGCCTGGTACGCTTTGAACTGAGTGTGCAGAAAGTCGTTTacagaacaaaataacaaatacaaGAGCAATGGACTCCTCTGTCACCCAGTCACTGTTGCCGTGTTCGTAAAGTAGACAGCGTGCAAATTAAAAAACGACTTCACTTTCCTAGTTTCCTTGAAGTTAGAGACCTTCAGACACCGAGAATCTTTGCTGGACTGgtggtacaccaaaatggccgcGCACGGAGggaaggggtgatgacgtcacgtgaataagccctatatattttgggcccctgcgCCCTGTTCACATGCGAGAACATGCCGTCACCTCCTGCCAATAATCTGCTCGGCCCACGAAGCTCGCTATTGGTGAATTGCATCGTTTCAGATTATAGAAAGCCATTGGTTCTTAGTTTCAGCGAGGTTTACCAAGGACATAGCCGACCTCAATGTGTCAGCTCATCACAGGTTCATGACCTGTCTTTTCCACCAAATGGCTTTATATGGAAAGTAATCCGCATACTTAGAAACTTCATAGTATGTAGGGCAATCAAATGTTTAAGGAAAAACAAATCTTGAAGGTTGTCAAGGGGAATATGCCCAGAAGTGTCCTgaatttttctttctctctataACAAATAAAATTTATCAAGAGTTCATTTACATGCACTGTGTTCAGCATCACTTTCGTATGTCACACTTTGTCTTTATTCTTAAACTTTAAAAACTGGATGGAACTAGGTTAGAATGCGATGCGTGGAAATAACAGGTCGTTAGTATTTAGGGCAACCAAATGTTTGATTCTTGCGCAGTCCCATACTAGGTACAAAAACACATGATACCGCTAAGGCTGATTAGAATCGAATCGTATAAAAAGAGTGTCAAAATGACTCAACCAAAAACAAGCGAGGCAATCCGAAGCTCTGTAAGGTCCTCGTTGATCGCAAGAGATGAAGATGTCAATGGATCCGGACCCGAATCTCTCAAGGCAAGAACACGCGCCATCCGAGCCGGCAATGTGATCACATCCCTGGGAGGGCCTGGTGACGCACAGCAGACCATGGCCGGCGCACGCAAGGCTCGAGCCCAGGAGAGGGAGGATATGTCCGCCATGAACAACCTCTTTGCCTCCTACATCGAGAAGATGCGCTCATTCCAACAACGGAACTGCGCGCTGGAGGCACAGGTGCTGAAGCTCCAGGCGACGGAGACGACCGCAAACACGAAGGCGCTTTACGAGAAGGAGACCAGAGACCTGCGCGCACTGGTGGACGAGCTGTCAGAGGAAAAGGCCAAAATGGTTCTGGAGAGAAACCAATGGCGAGAACAGGCAGAGGAGTACAAAAGAAAGTAAGGTCCTGTTATGTTTTGGGGCTTCGCACAAGCtccattgtatttgtatttcatcAAACGCCTATCTTGTAAGTGTTACACTTCTCATGAATGATAAACAATGTTGCCTGTGTAAGTAAACGGAAACCACCTCCACAAATGTCAAAAAGACCCAATTAGATTTTTTACACATATTTGcatcaatttgctgaagacaaGCCCTTACAGTTACCAGGTATAAGGCTTATTTTACCATGGCAGAAACAACAGACGAATAGCTCTCATGAGCAGTGCATGTGTATTATGATGACAcgtttattgttgtttcaaaGGAGATTTTGTGACTAATTTAGTGCTGCTTTCTAAGTCATTATCTATGCTGGATATTGACTTTAAACTTTCCCTGACAGGTGGGAGGATGAGGCGGAATGGCATGCCGAGCTGAATACTGAAGTTGCAAAGCTCAATAAAGTAAGTGCCATTGCCTTCGTATATGTCGGTACGGTTAGCAATATCCAATTCACCATTTTTGCAATGCCTTGTTGTACGATATCCACCTCTTTTAGCTTTTCATAAAGGATTTGCACACTCTACGTTTTTTTCTCCAGGACGTGTATGCTGCAACGCAAGTACATTTGGACCTGCAGAATAAGATTACTACGATAAAGGAAGAGATGGATTTCATGATGATGGTGCACAAGCATGTGAGgttcttgttacatttttttacatgacCAAACATCTTATCCTTACAATGGTAAATTGCGAACGATCAACACGATCTACTGCGATTTACGTAAACACCTTTCTCTCACTATCTCTTTATTATATGCATAAAtgtctgtatttgtgtgtgtgtgtttgtatgtgagtgtgtgtgtgtgtgtgtgtatgtgtgtgtgtgtgtgtgtgtgtgtgtgtgtgtgtgtgtgtgcttgccgTGTTAAATAACGATCTGAACatcttttctgttttcaggaacTGAAGCCACTTCAGGACCAGTTGAACGAGAGTCTGTCCATTTCCGCCATGGATCGGACTCAAGAAGCCGGACCAAACATCATTGCTAAGCTGTACCAGCTGCGCCAGCTGTATGAAGACTTCTGCCGGGACATTCAGGAGGAAGCAGAGGCCAAGTACAAAGAGAAGGTAAGGTACAGATAATTTGTTGGATGCTGTGTTCACATACAACAATATGGTTGTAATGGGAAGGTGTTGAGTAGAAAATTAAAGGTGACGACAAAAGAATCTGTTGAGTAATCAAGAAACTTTGACATATCATCTAGATGGCTGTGGTGTAATGAAGCCGAAAAATTGTTTAGGGACAAAGACAGTGCATAGAAGGTGCCTTTTCTGTAGAATAGATGTATGAAAATGAACGTATGGTAGTAGATCAGCATAGGTAAAATACTTTCTTATGATATTATATGAAATAGTAACATAGTAAAATACCCTCTTGTGTGTGTTCCCCCAGTTCACCGAGCTTGCGCTCGAGCGTGAGCGGGACAACATGACGATGCTGGCCGCCAGGAGTGAGCTCATCACCTCCCAAAAGGAGGTGTCCGATCTTCGAGAACAGCTCAACACCTTGATGACCAGCACTGAGACGCTGAAACACGAGGTGGATTTACAAATCATTCATCCCACCAATAGAGGGTTCATATGTAATGTTCTGTGAAACAGGAAAATTGCACAACGCAATTACAGTGGATAACGCAACCATTCACCGCTGTTTCTTCGAAATCAGAAAAGCGtattaattaagggttaatgaccctcgcatgttcctcggtgtatatgatgtcataacgc comes from Branchiostoma floridae strain S238N-H82 chromosome 2, Bfl_VNyyK, whole genome shotgun sequence and encodes:
- the LOC118403012 gene encoding non-neuronal cytoplasmic intermediate filament protein-like — protein: MIPLRLIRIESYKKSVKMTQPKTSEAIRSSVRSSLIARDEDVNGSGPESLKARTRAIRAGNVITSLGGPGDAQQTMAGARKARAQEREDMSAMNNLFASYIEKMRSFQQRNCALEAQVLKLQATETTANTKALYEKETRDLRALVDELSEEKAKMVLERNQWREQAEEYKRKWEDEAEWHAELNTEVAKLNKDVYAATQVHLDLQNKITTIKEEMDFMMMVHKHELKPLQDQLNESLSISAMDRTQEAGPNIIAKLYQLRQLYEDFCRDIQEEAEAKYKEKFTELALERERDNMTMLAARSELITSQKEVSDLREQLNTLMTSTETLKHESSSSSSINVQQVTITSQTVM